The DNA segment GGGTGAAGCTGAGGAAGGTCCGGATGAGGACGATGAGGCCCAGGATGAGCACCTGCCGCAGCGTGGGCGCCCCCGCGACCGTGCGGATGATGTCCGCCGCCACGAGCAGCTCCAGTCCCAGCAGGATGGCGCGGCCCAGGTAGTGGCGAAGCTGCCGGTACGCCTCCCCCCGCCGCGGTCCCCGCACGTCCTGGAGGACGAGCGCCACGGACACCACCGTTCCCACCACCATCACGCCCACGCCCGAGGCGTCGAACAATTGGGCGGCCAGGG comes from the Corallococcus exiguus genome and includes:
- a CDS encoding DUF1622 domain-containing protein: MRFEDLVALAAQLFDASGVGVMVVGTVVSVALVLQDVRGPRRGEAYRQLRHYLGRAILLGLELLVAADIIRTVAGAPTLRQVLILGLIVLIRTFLSFTLEVEIDRRWPWQSKPADEEGPGPPRA